The following DNA comes from Alnus glutinosa chromosome 6, dhAlnGlut1.1, whole genome shotgun sequence.
TTGGGTTTAGTGGACGGTATATAATTAAAGggaattttttaaaaccaaaaactCTTGCTTTAATTAAGGAGATAAGATCATCGGAAGGCCTGCAGGTCAATTACTTGGATGCTCATTGTCATGGGTTTGTttcgaaattaaaataataaatatataagaatattaattagtgtaaaaataaaggaaaaatcatatttagttcATAAAGTTTTCATCTGATTTGGATTTAGTCTTTAggttattaatttaaaaaataaggtccTTAGGTTTTgctcaagtttcaaattgatccctctattaatttaatgtcaaagttaacgatttttcatttatcacaTGTGTTTCATTTGACATTCTAAGATTCATGTTAGCTCCCAATACTATGTCAATGTCAGCATCAAATTTGATGGTTTTCCATTTAATGTTACAAATCTAAAAGATTAAGATAACGAAGAAGAGGGTTTTTGTTTCTAGAGTAGggtcgtcttcttcttctttttattttatttttttttaattttaatttaatttaatttttaatttttaatttttttttttttatggataacTTGTCACTTAATGATGTGATATGCATTGATATTAGGTGCTAATATGGACGTTGATGTGTCAATTAAGAATCACATGAAATATGACAAACTATTAATCTTGATCAAGAAAAAAGTGATAAAGgggtctatttaaaatttgtgcaaaatctaagaatcatatttttaaaattaaaaactcaatgacaaaatttaaatgagataaaaatctaagtactaaatatgattttttcctaaaaataatacaatagcTAGAGGCTAGGGTTTTGACAAATACTGTAGGGAGGAGATAGAGACACAGTTTGAGGTCAGCAACTGCGTCCATTTGTACGTAGCGTACGTCTTGGTGCATTATAGTACATAAAGTGCATGGGAGATAATAACAGATTGATTAAATTTTTGcagattaaaaataattaagtcgTTAAATGCATTGAACCGTCTCTTTCAAAGAAATTTACAGGTAAATAGAcatagacataaaatatatattacgTTAATTAATAGTCCACTGGTAGCATCTTTGTCAACCCCCATGACGATATCTACGTACGCATGTTGTCCTCCTCCTCCTGCGAATATTGTGATTCAAATCAATCTCAACTTTGTTAATTAAAGATTGATCAATCAAGAATGGCAGGGGGGTGTGATAGCAAAGCAATATTATGTGAGCTAGTTCCCAaattaatgagagagagaaaaagaaaaaaaaagatgcgaGAAAAAGAGATTGCCACACACTAGATCGAGAAGGAAATCAAACGGTCAAAAGcgattaattttgttttgttttgtttttttttcatcgTTATTGCAATGAGTATGCGGAAACAATAATGCTACTTTTCACACTCATTTATCACATTCGTATTACACCGACTGACATGACTTATTTTAAGTGGCTTACACTTACGTACATGCATAGTAATTAGTCACTTAAGAAATGTCATGTTAGCTGGTATAATATGAGTATGATGTATGAGTGTCAGAATTACTATTAGATCTGTGGGGCCAATATGCATCTTGGCTATACATGACCTCACAGATCTAAttaatggtgattttgaaaAGTGACAGTATGAGAGAAAGATCATGGAAGAATGTATATCATGTCTCGTACTCACATATATGAAATGCTTCATTTTTTCATCTcttcacttttcaaaattactattagatctGTGAATTGGAGCTCATATGTATCACACACATGACCTCACACctccaatggtgattttgaaAAGTGGGAGGTTGAGAAAAGGACTATAGGAGGATGTATAGTACGCCTCTACTCATATGTTTAAGTTCCGTGAAAGATACAGTACAtaattggaatttttagaaacTGCACAAAATCTTAAAGGAAGAGGATAGAAATTGAACAAATTAATCTTAAGGAAAAGAAACTGTTTAGGTAAGAAAGAtgaatttttctctcttttgtttttggattttttcctctcccttaattaattaatcagtGAATGAATTTTCTCTATATATGACTCTGAATTAAGAATGAGGTTAGTACTGCAATCATGGAGGTAATttccacaatatatatatatatatatatataattgaaaagaaaatcttGAGTTAGCACCAATGATTCCATATCATTTTTGTATATATAGCCCAGTACTTATCCTCTCTTATCAAGATCCCACCTTTACCAGCTCTAATCCAATGGCCTTAAGGTTAACTGGTCTTCTTGATGATGAAATGCTGTGACCTTTTATTTATTCGTTgagttctttcttttgatatgaAATGCATTGTCAATGCATTGATTCTAGAGTTGAGAGTAAGACAAGCAGAAGCTTGTTTTCTTCCTCCAAAAGATTGATGAGgacatgattaattaattaataagtgaaAGAGTGAGTGCTTTTGAATTTTGGTGGTTTTCCTCTTGTTATTTCTATGTTGGTGCGGTTCCAAACCTGATcaagaaaatatgaaattagGAAACCGAGGTCAATCAGTGATGCTTCTTCAAAAAGCTTTGAATTTGCAATGCCTTTTCGtttggtttctttctttctacccACTTCTTCACCCACTTTTCCTACCTATAAATCTTGGTGTTTCTTCTCCGTTTTTTCTCAACAATCTCAGACAGCCTTCTTCAGAACTTTtcctggagagagagagaaagataaagAGTGATGGGTCGAGCTCCATGCTGTGACAAGGCAAACGTGAAGAAGGGACCATGGTCTCCGGAAGAGGATGCCAAACTTAAAGCCTATATTGAACAGTATGGAACTGGAAACAACTGGATTGCTCTTCCTCAGAAAATTGGTATATTCTCTCATACAAATAATTATCTTCTTGTGGTTTTGATTCGTTTTGATTTGCCTTTTCAAATTAAAGGATCATGTTTTAAAGAGTGATCAGTTAATCTAAGGGGTTCAATATAGTGATAATTAAGTACTCATTTAACTTTAGTGCCTCGTGAAGCATGAAGTCTAAGGTTCAACCCTTTTAAGTGCGAATAATTTTTTGGGACTATGTTTGCGGGTAAAATCTTAAGCTTTATCTAATCTATGTGGAGAGGCATTTTGCACGGTATCCGAAAAATTTAGTTAGGATGAATCCCCAAATACcccagttatatatatacatacataaaagTGATGAGTTTGACCTTTTGGTGGGTATCAATTCACAGGGATTAAGAGATGTGGAAAAAGTTGCAGACTGAGATGGTTAAATTACTTGAGGCCCAACATCAAGCATGGTGGATTCTCggaagaagaagacaacatCATCTGCAGCCTCTATATAAGTATTGGCAgcaggtttctctctctctctctctctctctctggactGTTTCTCAAGTTATTACTCTTTGTTCCACCTCGTTTTCTTGGTAGAGACTAAACTTGTTTTAATTTCCATCTGCCTTTAGGTGGTCCATTATTGCAGCTCAACTGCCTGGAAGGACAGATAATGACATCAAGAACTACTGgaacacaagattgaagaagaaattaCTAGGAAGGCGCAAAGATCAGTCTAACACATCATCTATGGGTGAGAGAAAAGATGCAAATGAGGTGGTAGATAACTCATATTCACCAGCCTTAAGCAACTCGGCACTCGAAAGACTTCAACTCCACATGCAACTTCAAAACCTTCAAAAACCCTTCTCTTTCTACAACAATCCCGCGCTGTGGCCAAAGTTGCATCCATTGCAAGAAAAGATCATGATCCAGAGCCTACAATCTTTGAATGAAAATCCTGCCGCTCTGTGGCAAGGACAAAGTATCGACTTGCATGAACCGCCCACTGCTGCTATAACCATGCCAAAGGTAAACGAATTGGGGAATTATTTACATGGTATATCATCATCCCCAGACAATTCAATGGCCTTCATCATTGCTGGGAGCAATCCAGCAGACGGTATAGAATTACAGTCTAATATTGGGGGAAGGGAAGTTTCAAGCTTCCAAGCTGAACTCGATGACTTTCTTAATAACAAAAATGTGGCTTTCGTGCCACAAGAAGATCAGATTACTGAATTTGATTGCTTCAAAGAGATCAATGGTTCAAAGGACAACCTGATTTGGTGGTCTAATGACTTCGAGACAAAACCAGCATCCTCAAACTCTTGGGACTCCACTACTTCGGTTCTTCAGTCTCAGCAGATGTTTCAAGATTATGAACTAGGTTATAATATGTAGTTTGAAACATATATAGGGAGTGACGGTATGGTAATTTGTGATGATCATAAAACGGGGAAGAGTGAAGAATCTGATAAGACGTTTTGTAAGATGTGTGAATAATAATACCAAAGTCCTTAGTCTCTTACAAATTCTAAAGCTAATTGCTGCGGCAGTCATATATAGCAGTTGCTTGATATCCTTCTCAAGCTTCAACTTAAAGCTCCATTTGCTCCAGAAATCCCAATGATTAAAAATTCATATAAGATAATTAATGGCTACAAATGTCATAGAAAAATTATCTCTAGGGTCTCCTATATATGTTAGTGCCCTAAAACCCAATTTAATTTGTGACATGttcatttattaataataataacaataataaataataatatattttttttatgggtaaTTTAAAACGTTATGCATATTCTCATATATATTTGTGTGACATTTATGTATATGTAGTTTTTAACTTACATTGAATATGATTTAGGCCGTGTACGTGTTAATAAGATTATCACATAAAAGATTTAAATCATTATACATTATGACTTGTACCCTTATTCAGTCATTGAGGGATTGG
Coding sequences within:
- the LOC133870920 gene encoding transcription factor MYB36-like, producing the protein MGRAPCCDKANVKKGPWSPEEDAKLKAYIEQYGTGNNWIALPQKIGIKRCGKSCRLRWLNYLRPNIKHGGFSEEEDNIICSLYISIGSRWSIIAAQLPGRTDNDIKNYWNTRLKKKLLGRRKDQSNTSSMGERKDANEVVDNSYSPALSNSALERLQLHMQLQNLQKPFSFYNNPALWPKLHPLQEKIMIQSLQSLNENPAALWQGQSIDLHEPPTAAITMPKVNELGNYLHGISSSPDNSMAFIIAGSNPADGIELQSNIGGREVSSFQAELDDFLNNKNVAFVPQEDQITEFDCFKEINGSKDNLIWWSNDFETKPASSNSWDSTTSVLQSQQMFQDYELGYNM